From a single Dysidea avara chromosome 14, odDysAvar1.4, whole genome shotgun sequence genomic region:
- the LOC136244449 gene encoding notchless protein homolog 1-like isoform X1 yields the protein MPAHSHWILSVAWSTDGKKIASGCKAGKVCIWDPVTGKQLGKSPSGHRQWITWLSWRPMHQDPDCRLLASSSKDSTVHIWDTRLAHSVMILTGHSQSVTFVRWGGEGLIYTSSQDRTVKVWRDRDGILCRTLSGHGHWVNALCLNTDYVLKTGPYEPANDRLSKPEGDLHQLSLTRYNKLKEVISEELLVLGSDYFTLFLWQPSTGKKPLARMTGHQQLINQVSFSPDARLIASTSFDKSVKLWDGRTGKYITSLRGHVSAVYQISWSADSRLLCSGSSDSTLKVWDIKNRKLLMDLPGHVDEVFSVDWSTNGEQVASGGRDRHIKIWRR from the exons ATGCCAG CTCACTCCCACTGGATCCTCAGTGTTGCCTGGTCAACAGATGGGAAGAAGATTGCATCAGGATGTAAAGCTGGCAAG GTGTGTATATGGGACCCAGTAACTGGCAAGCAATTAGGGAAATCCCCAAGTGGCCACAGGCAGTGGATAACATGGTTGTCATGGAGACCAATGCATCA GGATCCTGACTGTCGTCTGTTGGCCAGCTCATCTAAG gatagtacaGTTCACATATGGGATACAAGGCTGGCTCATTCAGTGATGATATTAACTGGTCACAGTCAGTCAGTGACTTTTGTACGATGGGGAGGAGAGGGACTGATATATACCTCATCACAAGATAGGACTGTGAAAGTGTGGAGAGACCGTgat GGAATATTATGTAGGACACTATCAGGACATGGTCACTGG GTGAACGCACTATGTCTCAACACTGACTATGTGTTAAAGACTGGACCATATGAACCAGCTAATGACAGACTGTCTAAACCAGAAG GTGACCTCCACCAGTTGTCATTAACAAGGTATAACAAGTTGAAG GAAGTGATCAGTGAAGAACTACTTGTGTTGGGATCTGATTACTTTACACTGTTTCTATGGCAACCATCCACTGGCAAGAAACCATTGGCTAGAATGACAG GTCATCAACAACTTATTAATCAAGTCAGTTTCTCTCCTGATGCTCGTCTCATTGCTAGTACTTCATTTGACAAGTCAGTGAAGTTATGGGATGGCAGGACGGGCAA gtacatcaccagtttGAGGGGTCATGTCAGTGCTGTATATCAG ATCTCCTGGTCAGCAGACAGCAGGTTATTGTGTAGTGGTAGTTCAGATAGTACACTAAAG GTGTGGGATATTAAGAACAGGAAGTTACTGATGGATCTACCAGGTCATGTTGATGAAGTGTTTAGTGTTGACTGGAGTACTAATGGGGAACAAGTGGCTAGTGGTGGACGAGATAGACACATTAAAAT ATGGAGAAGATGA
- the LOC136244449 gene encoding notchless protein homolog 1-like isoform X2, protein MVVMETNASVSKDPDCRLLASSSKDSTVHIWDTRLAHSVMILTGHSQSVTFVRWGGEGLIYTSSQDRTVKVWRDRDGILCRTLSGHGHWVNALCLNTDYVLKTGPYEPANDRLSKPEGDLHQLSLTRYNKLKEVISEELLVLGSDYFTLFLWQPSTGKKPLARMTGHQQLINQVSFSPDARLIASTSFDKSVKLWDGRTGKYITSLRGHVSAVYQISWSADSRLLCSGSSDSTLKVWDIKNRKLLMDLPGHVDEVFSVDWSTNGEQVASGGRDRHIKIWRR, encoded by the exons ATGGTTGTCATGGAGACCAATGCATCAGTAAGTAA GGATCCTGACTGTCGTCTGTTGGCCAGCTCATCTAAG gatagtacaGTTCACATATGGGATACAAGGCTGGCTCATTCAGTGATGATATTAACTGGTCACAGTCAGTCAGTGACTTTTGTACGATGGGGAGGAGAGGGACTGATATATACCTCATCACAAGATAGGACTGTGAAAGTGTGGAGAGACCGTgat GGAATATTATGTAGGACACTATCAGGACATGGTCACTGG GTGAACGCACTATGTCTCAACACTGACTATGTGTTAAAGACTGGACCATATGAACCAGCTAATGACAGACTGTCTAAACCAGAAG GTGACCTCCACCAGTTGTCATTAACAAGGTATAACAAGTTGAAG GAAGTGATCAGTGAAGAACTACTTGTGTTGGGATCTGATTACTTTACACTGTTTCTATGGCAACCATCCACTGGCAAGAAACCATTGGCTAGAATGACAG GTCATCAACAACTTATTAATCAAGTCAGTTTCTCTCCTGATGCTCGTCTCATTGCTAGTACTTCATTTGACAAGTCAGTGAAGTTATGGGATGGCAGGACGGGCAA gtacatcaccagtttGAGGGGTCATGTCAGTGCTGTATATCAG ATCTCCTGGTCAGCAGACAGCAGGTTATTGTGTAGTGGTAGTTCAGATAGTACACTAAAG GTGTGGGATATTAAGAACAGGAAGTTACTGATGGATCTACCAGGTCATGTTGATGAAGTGTTTAGTGTTGACTGGAGTACTAATGGGGAACAAGTGGCTAGTGGTGGACGAGATAGACACATTAAAAT ATGGAGAAGATGA
- the LOC136244449 gene encoding notchless protein homolog 1-like isoform X5 translates to MHQDPDCRLLASSSKDSTVHIWDTRLAHSVMILTGHSQSVTFVRWGGEGLIYTSSQDRTVKVWRDRDGILCRTLSGHGHWVNALCLNTDYVLKTGPYEPANDRLSKPEGDLHQLSLTRYNKLKEVISEELLVLGSDYFTLFLWQPSTGKKPLARMTGHQQLINQVSFSPDARLIASTSFDKSVKLWDGRTGKYITSLRGHVSAVYQISWSADSRLLCSGSSDSTLKVWDIKNRKLLMDLPGHVDEVFSVDWSTNGEQVASGGRDRHIKIWRR, encoded by the exons ATGCATCA GGATCCTGACTGTCGTCTGTTGGCCAGCTCATCTAAG gatagtacaGTTCACATATGGGATACAAGGCTGGCTCATTCAGTGATGATATTAACTGGTCACAGTCAGTCAGTGACTTTTGTACGATGGGGAGGAGAGGGACTGATATATACCTCATCACAAGATAGGACTGTGAAAGTGTGGAGAGACCGTgat GGAATATTATGTAGGACACTATCAGGACATGGTCACTGG GTGAACGCACTATGTCTCAACACTGACTATGTGTTAAAGACTGGACCATATGAACCAGCTAATGACAGACTGTCTAAACCAGAAG GTGACCTCCACCAGTTGTCATTAACAAGGTATAACAAGTTGAAG GAAGTGATCAGTGAAGAACTACTTGTGTTGGGATCTGATTACTTTACACTGTTTCTATGGCAACCATCCACTGGCAAGAAACCATTGGCTAGAATGACAG GTCATCAACAACTTATTAATCAAGTCAGTTTCTCTCCTGATGCTCGTCTCATTGCTAGTACTTCATTTGACAAGTCAGTGAAGTTATGGGATGGCAGGACGGGCAA gtacatcaccagtttGAGGGGTCATGTCAGTGCTGTATATCAG ATCTCCTGGTCAGCAGACAGCAGGTTATTGTGTAGTGGTAGTTCAGATAGTACACTAAAG GTGTGGGATATTAAGAACAGGAAGTTACTGATGGATCTACCAGGTCATGTTGATGAAGTGTTTAGTGTTGACTGGAGTACTAATGGGGAACAAGTGGCTAGTGGTGGACGAGATAGACACATTAAAAT ATGGAGAAGATGA
- the LOC136244449 gene encoding notchless protein homolog 1-like isoform X4, producing the protein MPAHSHWILSVAWSTDGKKIASGCKAGKVCIWDPVTGKQLGKSPSGHRQWITWLSWRPMHQDPDCRLLASSSKDSTVHIWDTRLAHSVMILTGHSQSVTFVRWGGEGLIYTSSQDRTVKVWRDRDGILCRTLSGHGHWVNALCLNTDYVLKTGPYEPANDRLSKPEGDLHQLSLTRYNKLKEVISEELLVLGSDYFTLFLWQPSTGKKPLARMTGHQQLINQVSFSPDARLIASTSFDKSVKLWDGRTGKSVHHQFEGSCQCCISDLLVSRQQVIV; encoded by the exons ATGCCAG CTCACTCCCACTGGATCCTCAGTGTTGCCTGGTCAACAGATGGGAAGAAGATTGCATCAGGATGTAAAGCTGGCAAG GTGTGTATATGGGACCCAGTAACTGGCAAGCAATTAGGGAAATCCCCAAGTGGCCACAGGCAGTGGATAACATGGTTGTCATGGAGACCAATGCATCA GGATCCTGACTGTCGTCTGTTGGCCAGCTCATCTAAG gatagtacaGTTCACATATGGGATACAAGGCTGGCTCATTCAGTGATGATATTAACTGGTCACAGTCAGTCAGTGACTTTTGTACGATGGGGAGGAGAGGGACTGATATATACCTCATCACAAGATAGGACTGTGAAAGTGTGGAGAGACCGTgat GGAATATTATGTAGGACACTATCAGGACATGGTCACTGG GTGAACGCACTATGTCTCAACACTGACTATGTGTTAAAGACTGGACCATATGAACCAGCTAATGACAGACTGTCTAAACCAGAAG GTGACCTCCACCAGTTGTCATTAACAAGGTATAACAAGTTGAAG GAAGTGATCAGTGAAGAACTACTTGTGTTGGGATCTGATTACTTTACACTGTTTCTATGGCAACCATCCACTGGCAAGAAACCATTGGCTAGAATGACAG GTCATCAACAACTTATTAATCAAGTCAGTTTCTCTCCTGATGCTCGTCTCATTGCTAGTACTTCATTTGACAAGTCAGTGAAGTTATGGGATGGCAGGACGGGCAAGTCA gtacatcaccagtttGAGGGGTCATGTCAGTGCTGTATATCAG ATCTCCTGGTCAGCAGACAGCAGGTTATTGTGTAG
- the LOC136244449 gene encoding notchless protein homolog 1-like isoform X3: protein MPAHSHWILSVAWSTDGKKIASGCKAGKVCIWDPVTGKQLGKSPSGHRQWITWLSWRPMHQDPDCRLLASSSKDSTVHIWDTRLAHSVMILTGHSQSVTFVRWGGEGLIYTSSQDRTVKVWRDRDGILCRTLSGHGHWVNALCLNTDYVLKTGPYEPANDRLSKPEGDLHQLSLTRYNKLKEVISEELLVLGSDYFTLFLWQPSTGKKPLARMTGHQQLINQVSFSPDARLIASTSFDKSVKLWDGRTGKSVHHQFEGSCQCCISGSYRQTPFPLKQQLQSLS, encoded by the exons ATGCCAG CTCACTCCCACTGGATCCTCAGTGTTGCCTGGTCAACAGATGGGAAGAAGATTGCATCAGGATGTAAAGCTGGCAAG GTGTGTATATGGGACCCAGTAACTGGCAAGCAATTAGGGAAATCCCCAAGTGGCCACAGGCAGTGGATAACATGGTTGTCATGGAGACCAATGCATCA GGATCCTGACTGTCGTCTGTTGGCCAGCTCATCTAAG gatagtacaGTTCACATATGGGATACAAGGCTGGCTCATTCAGTGATGATATTAACTGGTCACAGTCAGTCAGTGACTTTTGTACGATGGGGAGGAGAGGGACTGATATATACCTCATCACAAGATAGGACTGTGAAAGTGTGGAGAGACCGTgat GGAATATTATGTAGGACACTATCAGGACATGGTCACTGG GTGAACGCACTATGTCTCAACACTGACTATGTGTTAAAGACTGGACCATATGAACCAGCTAATGACAGACTGTCTAAACCAGAAG GTGACCTCCACCAGTTGTCATTAACAAGGTATAACAAGTTGAAG GAAGTGATCAGTGAAGAACTACTTGTGTTGGGATCTGATTACTTTACACTGTTTCTATGGCAACCATCCACTGGCAAGAAACCATTGGCTAGAATGACAG GTCATCAACAACTTATTAATCAAGTCAGTTTCTCTCCTGATGCTCGTCTCATTGCTAGTACTTCATTTGACAAGTCAGTGAAGTTATGGGATGGCAGGACGGGCAAGTCA gtacatcaccagtttGAGGGGTCATGTCAGTGCTGTATATCAG GGTCATACAGGCAGACACCATTTCCACTCAAACAACAGCTGCAAAGCCTATCATAA
- the LOC136243984 gene encoding uncharacterized protein — protein sequence MSGPIRRLLGPTKARLQSYIKQARTIFMTPTNVCNKEWTTLLNELPKGEEKTAEEKEYVWATDGDDGLIGLLLDSHETKAHLEGHLEQVLRRQEGSGWPLPSTSADQHLKQRDEVTSQIKLPKLDLPTFDGNILHWQEFWDVYNVAVHTQEVLKVTKFSYLKSSLCGEAATAIDGISITGDNYDTTIQLLKDKFGKKEAIVETLYSQLQHLPMAMNRTGDIKSTYENVEKILRQLETGY from the exons ATGTCTGGACCGATACGACGCCTACTTGGACCCACAAAAGCTCGTCTACAAAGCTACATAAAACAGGCAAGAACTATATTTATGACACCAACTAATGT ATGCAACAAGGAATGGACGACGCTATTGAACGAATTACCAAAGGGAGAGGAGAAGACGGCAGAAGAAAAGGAGTATGTATGGGCAACCGATGGTGATGATGGACTGATAGGGTTACTACTGGACTCTCATGAGACAAAGGCTCACCTAGAAGGACATTTAGAACAAGTTTTACGAAGACAAGAAGGAAGTGGGTGGCCATTACCTTCAACCTCAGCTGACCAACATTTGAAACAAAGGGATGAGGTCACTTCACAGATTAAGCTACCAAAATTAGATCTACCCACTTTTGATGGTAATATCCTTCACTGGCAAGAGTTTTGGGATGTTTACAATGTTGCAGTTCATACACAAGAAGTGCTAAAGGTCACTAAGTTCAGCTATCTGAAGAGTTCCTTATGTGGGGAAGCTGCTACTGCGATTGACGGTATTTCTATAACAGGGGATAATTATGATACTACAATCCAATTACTTAAAGATAAGTTTGGCAAGAAGGAAGCGATAGTTGAGACTCTATATTCACAGTTACAACATCTCCCAATGGCCATGAACAGAACCGGTGATATCAAGTCTACatatgaaaatgttgaaaagATTCTAAGGCAGTTAGAGACTGGATATTAA